The genomic stretch GGctcttgcaccaagctctcagacTAAAGCTGTCCAACCTAGTCTtgacctagtctttgagcatgaactgatgatgaGAAGCGAAATGTTTTCTaacacaacctgaacagtccagttaaGATTGATGGACTGACCTGAGAATAATTgtgcagtaaaaaaaatttacaaaaaattagATGCTGTGAAACTAATAGGCAGTGAAGACAGTGgtgcttggaaaaaaaacatttttcagggAGTAATTGTAAAAAGTGACAGCCAAGAAAGTTTATTactctttttttctattaatactCACACTCATAAGCTGTCAAAGGATTAAAATATTGAATCatgtttaatcacatttttgtcCATCGTTAACTCGTAATTAGTCACAATCACATACATCCCTACTATTGATAAGTAGTAGGGAAGGATATCTTTATGGTAAAGGATTTGATATGCAACtacgataactacatcaaattgtaCATAAAGAGAtaacaattttggaaatataggccattaaaaaaaataatatacatttataaatcccccaggttttgcatgtttaatgcgagtggCATATTGTCCcactttgacagtccttgaaggcaccGTGTATTTTTGTCCCAGGCTGTACAGATAGAcagtattatataatatataatatatatatatatatatatatatatatatatatatatataatatatataatataatatataatacagtatttgtcccctaatacagtatttgtcccCTTTTTCTTCCACTTCATATTTGGTACCAAATACTGATACTATGGGGGAATGTATCAATAAGATTTGCTGACATTATTgcgtgctaatgtgcatatttgttcgccacacaacctctctgaaaaacaagtccagggTTGTACTGGTGGATTCTGGGTCTGTATTCAGACCCTGTCAGAGTAATAGTTTTATATAATACattagataaattagatcgGTATAATGTACGCATGTTTTACCGATGTGGCGATAACTAGCTAGTGTGCTGGTAATGTTAGTGCTCCTAGCTCTGTcagggacactcgtatgccaaagtacctctgtataaatgacaataaaaaataccggaAGTGCTTCATTGCCTTCCTTCTCGTTTCTGTCTGGTTAGTCGATGTACTctgtgacaattccaatcacagtgACAGATACGAATAACTTTGGTTttgttgtgagagccatctgccagggctttgaagctaaggTTAGCGATCCAAATACCCTTTTTCTTGTCTATTTCTACTCAAAATTTGTtgccgcttgtggctccacagtcACCGCTACTTCCTCAAATTTCGGTGTGGgccaagggtcaaacaggacgtgcacacgttaatcacacataaaaaaaaaaatagtgccacaTAATAATGGGTGGGACCATAActctgcttcataacacacctcatacgtagaagAGGACGGGTGTgccatgcatttattcggtaatgaAAAACAAGCGATCCATAAGGGCAAAGTATCTGCTGCGCGAGTGAGCAGGAATTGATTTCCACCTCTGTACCGCCTTGCAGTGCAGgtatgaaaactgtaaaaacctCCACAATGGAACCGAACCCATGACCAGCTACAGAGACGACATAATTTGGACACACTTCTCCCAGCAACACCTTTCCTTTCTGGTGGttagtggtgtccaaagtgtggcgcaggtgCCATCTCTGGACAGTGGTTCACTGCagaaataaacagcaaaagtggaaaaatgaaaatggcataAAGTAACTAGAAAAAGTGAACAATGTTGACACGCATAACtaatacaaacacaaaagatttgtctttaaatatctaACTTTTTTTaggcttaaaaaatatatagaatatatattttaataaatatcaaaggggctcccctggacagccctgacataaATAGACAAAAATAAGTAGATGAGATAAAAGCAGTGAGCTGGTATATTGTTCAACTACAATCTGGAACTACTATGCTGTATTTCAGCCAAAAGGAATATTATCTGAGTTTGTTTTCGTAGGTGGCCAATTGGAGTAGTGCGTAACAATGTCAGCATTTGCCACAAGGGATTGTAGTGTGAATCAAGGGTAAATGGCAACTTATGtaaatatattatcattatattatttaatattttttaacagttgGTCCTCTCAGTGTTTACCAAGAAAAATTCTGGCTTgtcaagtccccactgaaggcccaggtgccAAATACACCGCCCGCCACTGCGCGCgcgcgctcacacacacacacacacacacacacacccacacacacacgcacacatacacgaAGACATCACCAGTAAAAAGGTTGGACATTGCTTTTCATGCTATTGAATTAATGGAACTTTGGCTGATATTTTATGTATAAACGATACTGCTTCGTCAATTAAAGTGTCACAGCATCATAGCAGgaaaccaaaatattaaaatgtattaaatgtgtACACTAAAACACGTCGAACAGTGTGTTGTCCCTGATTGACCGTTACTCCAGACCAGTAGATGGCGTTAATTAATACGTACTAGTATCACCATTGCTTACGGCGTCAGACAAGGAAGAAAGATGTCCGCCTGTAGACTGTTCCGCTGCTTGTCTTCTAACTTCTCCACCGCCATACCTTTACTAACACGGTCGGGACCACATTCGTCTCATCGATTATGTCCGAAATCCTACATTCAAAGAAGTTTTTCCTCGTCGACCCCATTCTCAGCAGGTATTTCCTTTTATTTGCTAGCCTATCGTTACATGTTAGCCACACTATACGCCTTGCCACTAGCTAGTAAAGGACGTACAGGCTAACTTTCTGCTTACTTTGCATTTTGGCTAAaacttaaatatgttttattattttccagCACTTAAATTCACAGACAAGCATGAGTGGATTCGGGTGGAAGAGGATGGAATCGGGACTGTAGGTATCAGCAACTTTGCTCAGGTACATTCCTTCAGATTGCGCGCAACCTTGAACAAATGGAGGTGTGTTGGCTGTGACCTTCAACCCCTCTGTCTTGTTTGCCTGCAGGAAGCCCTGGGAGATGTAGTTTACTGTGGACTACCAGATGTGGGAACACAGCTTGCTCAACAAGGTCACTTAGATCTATCTAATGTAGCTGTTATTTATGTCATATTGTCATTAATCTAAATATGAGTGTTTATCTGCTATTTAAGATGAGTTTGGAGCTCTAGAAAGTGTAAAGGCGGCCAGTGAGCTGTTTTCTCCCTTGACTGGAGAGGTGGTCGAGGTCAACTCACTGCTGGCTGACAAACCTGGTCTGGTCAACAAATCCTGCTACAAAGATGGTAAGCACAAAGCGTTTCATAggaaatatgtacattttttcgAAAAGagaaacattaaaaatgttatagTTGGAAGTTATACCTGCAAAATTGAATAGATTGCTATAGTTGGAGAAGTGCAAATCGctttggttaattggttccagatctgaccgtgataagtggcttttcgcaaagtaggattccttatttataaatggaatatttttgtagttggagcatagaaaacctatttacgacaTTCTAAATGCGGCTTTTAATGCTACAACACCCCAtaatcacatttacactcatattacttagtatagtagacacaataatagaaaataagacataatatagactcacacattttAGCACTggcagagttccttgtttttttattttttattttctggacTTTTTGTGGTAGCTAATGCAATGTAGTGTTCTCACAGAGTCTGACGTTCTTTTAAAGATTTATTGCCAACCTTAACACCAACACCAATTCTGACACAGCACGCAGTTTAGCTCGCACACTTGTCTCCTCTTCACTCTCTCTGCCACAACAACATTTCCTCTTTCTCCACCTAAAACATTAGCAGCAAGGTGCGTTCGTGAACATCAGAATGTAGAACATCCACCGTACAACACCAACAGGTTGTTACAGTAACACtacagacacctagtgaccagtgtagaatagtgCATATcgtgtctttcaatgcgttttctgaatattttatatttgtattttagttcattcagtcATTTCTATGCTTGTAAAAGGCTTAATTTTGGCCAAAATACGCAAAAttagcttaaacatgcatatgttttgactattaataggccatactcaacaacaacaacaaaacgtgatagactgaagccgcaaaattcgaagcgcgatgtggcgagggacgactgtacatcatCCCTGTTGTCCCTATCATGTAGATGAATAAGGCAACTACAACATTTAAAACACAACTCATTATGATGAGCAGAATTCAagcattttcttttaaaatctAGAATTTTTGATACAACTCATGTTGAGAATGTAAGTGAACGTAATAAAATGGCTGGTACATGTGATACTGTGAGCACTTTGACATTCTCTTATTATTCTGatgatttaaaataataataaaataaatataatagtaatatttttattacaaatttACAATTGTCCAgttgcatttttgtcattttttaccttttaataTGATTGCATAAAAATGCACATACATTATTAAATATCAGAACTttggatatatttttttgatttAATTATTGAAATTgatttggaatattaaagaaaacacacCCGTAccatatttattcattcataaagTATCATTACCTACCCTGAAGGGCTAAATTATACTGCTTGACACTATCGATACATTTAACAGATGCCAAGGTTGTTTCCTTCTGCAAATTTTAGTGGGAGCACCAGGAAAGCGACTTAGTTATGATGTTTAACATCTCGTAATTCAAATGAGACATCAGTAGTCAAAAGCAGTTTAGCTCCATCTAATGACTTGATGGCTCCTATTCAACACAGGTTGGTTAATGAAGATGACCATTGCCAAACCTTCTGAGCTGGACTCTCTGATGGACGAGGCAGCATATGAGCGATACATCCGCTCCATAGAGGACTAATCTAATCCTTCtcccaacttttttcctcttcaaaTAACACTGGCAGGCAGTGTCTCTTTACATCAGAACTCTGATGTGTCTCTTTGCTGCCCTGACTGTGTTGTACAAATGTGAACCTTAGGGATCCTTAATAGCTGCTGTTAAAAGACTCACTTTAAGGACCATACAATGTTGAGTTTTTTTAACATCACTCTTCCCACACCCCAAATAAAAGAAGAGACTGACACTCAAGTTAATGGAATTGTTCTGGGGAAAAGCACTTTCACCTGTATGGTATCATCTATGATGTCTGTTCTGAAATTATCTTTACAATAAACCTCATGaaacgtttttttctttttctcctgatttgtatttatttaacagaGCTTTTTACAAGTAAACAAGACACACTTGTCAGTGCAGCCACAGCACACACAAGATTTGGGCTCAGCCATTGTTATTTTAGGCATCGCTTTTTCAGCCTCCATTGTAGCCCTTAAATATTATTTGTCTATGCCAAAGTAAGGACCGCATGGTTTAAAATATAATAGGTAGCTGAGGTCAAAAGTCCTATTGGAAGAGgggtttttgtttgctttgagTTCAAAACTTGAGTTTCTCATCAATCAGCACCTTACAAACTCACTGAAAGCAAATGTTCCTCTGGTGCATTTCTGTAGGTATTGAAAGAATTTGCTTTACTGCCTTCACGTCATCATTGCGCTTCAGTATTGACTcaaatttaagaagaaaaagatgGGTCGTCTTACAATTGGGGTCTCCAACAGAGTAAGAGCTTTTCTGCCTGTCACAGCCATGACACAGAGACCCACTGGAAAAAAATTACTCAAAGGTTAGGTACGTTTATACTAAGCTTAGTGACATTTGTCAACTGGATTTAACAGCAAGTAAAGTAACTGTCCTGAGGAAGACTCATCTTTACTGTTCGACTCTGGGTCATCTGGGTGTAGTAACAGCGCCACCAGGTACTATGGAGAACCTGTTTTTTGCATTTGGTGTGCGTCTAGCACTTCCTCGTGGCGCAAGAGGTCTAGGCAGCCCCTCCATGCGGCGATAGTCACTCTCCAGCCTCTCTTTCCTCTGTGCTCCTTCATGCAACACGCTGGCAGTGAAGTCTCGCTCGTTGAGGAACGCAATGGTCTCGTCCCTTTTGCGACTGACGTAGCCTTTAAGGACAGCATTGTACGGATTGGCGGTGGCATCTGCATCCGGATCTTCTAGCTGGAACTTGAATTCCATGCGGGTGATGACTGGTAGGAGGAATTGTTTGCCAGCCAGCACCACGCCTCCAGCGTCATGTGACAAGCCCAGGGCCTCAGAGACCAGGCGTGGCGGCATAGGGACCAAGTCACAGCCTGTGCGTTTGTCCACATACTGCCTGTGTTGCCTTCGAACCAGGGCGACATCTTGAAGAGACTGACTCCGCCTCTCCTCCAGATCTATAACTATTCTCTCCGGATATGTCTGGCCAAACACCACACCTGAGTAGAgacagaaaggacaagatgTTTCTATGTGCATTGTTATTACAGTGGAAACtccaaagtcattttttttattttttatttttttattactgttaatGTGATGATCAAACTACAATATCAGTACTTCTCAATCAAAACAATGCTGTCTATAATCCTCTGGCATTAGGTCTCATGAGTGAGTGCACATTCCTTACCTGCTCGTCGCAACATGGACGCCGGGCATTTCCAGGGTTTGTGAATGAGGTCATCAGGCAAATCTGCAAGCTCAGGACACCATACCCTAACGTAGCTGCCATTGGGGTCGCAGGTCATTGCGGCGTCAACAGGATGCATGACAAAATTCCAGTGATCCAGACCACACATGCCACCGTTCTGCCACATCATGGCATCGATGGCAACGTCTGCATCCACCAGTGTGTCCTACACACATGTACAGATACTCAATACTGGATGCATTGAAATATGGACTGTATGTCTTACCTGAAACCAGCGGTAGCCCTCTTGCCAGGGCTGATGCAAGTATGCTATGAGGAAAGATGCCACAATGTGTCTCATGTAGTTG from Dunckerocampus dactyliophorus isolate RoL2022-P2 chromosome 5, RoL_Ddac_1.1, whole genome shotgun sequence encodes the following:
- the gcsha gene encoding glycine cleavage system protein H (aminomethyl carrier), a isoform X2 — its product is MSACRLFRCLSSNFSTAIPLLTRSGPHSSHRLCPKSYIQRSFSSSTPFSAALKFTDKHEWIRVEEDGIGTVGISNFAQEALGDVVYCGLPDVGTQLAQQDEFGALESVKAASELFSPLTGEVVEVNSLLADKPGLVNKSCYKDDGGEGGVQGPVAR
- the gcsha gene encoding glycine cleavage system protein H (aminomethyl carrier), a isoform X1 → MSACRLFRCLSSNFSTAIPLLTRSGPHSSHRLCPKSYIQRSFSSSTPFSAALKFTDKHEWIRVEEDGIGTVGISNFAQEALGDVVYCGLPDVGTQLAQQDEFGALESVKAASELFSPLTGEVVEVNSLLADKPGLVNKSCYKDGWLMKMTIAKPSELDSLMDEAAYERYIRSIED